From a single Paenibacillus sp. FSL R5-0345 genomic region:
- a CDS encoding glycoside hydrolase family 88 protein produces the protein MWSSAIEDAIEKVRKNIDRFGGSFPHVSKNGAYQLNNNDDWTNGFWSGMLWLCYEYTQDDSFRIAASHTVEDFRRRFAAKTVLDHHDIGFLYSLSSKAQWMIEKDESARQLTLQAADLLLKRWRTDGGYIQAWGPIGDAQEGGRIIIDCLLNLPLLYWAEQQTGDSIYRQVAIMQADKTKRYLVRGDDSSYHTFFFDQKTGEPIGGATHQGYTNGSTWTRGQAWGVYGFALSYRYTKDPLYLETSKRMARYFLEHLPQDHVAYWDFNAPVSADTYRDSSASAIVAAGLQELLELMDEEDPERAYFQQGLIQSMTSLVQNYSTIGEDAEGLLKHGSYHVRGDLSPDDFMIWGDYFYLEALLRLQKGSRGYWYER, from the coding sequence ATGTGGAGCAGTGCGATTGAAGATGCGATAGAGAAGGTACGTAAGAACATAGATCGGTTCGGGGGCAGTTTCCCTCATGTCAGCAAGAATGGAGCTTACCAGCTCAATAACAACGACGACTGGACTAACGGATTCTGGAGTGGCATGTTGTGGTTGTGCTATGAATATACGCAGGATGACAGCTTCCGTATTGCGGCATCTCATACCGTAGAGGATTTCCGGCGCCGTTTCGCGGCAAAGACGGTGCTTGATCATCACGATATCGGATTCTTGTATTCGTTATCCTCCAAAGCCCAGTGGATGATAGAAAAAGACGAATCCGCACGTCAGTTGACATTGCAAGCGGCAGACTTACTACTGAAGCGCTGGCGCACAGACGGTGGATATATTCAGGCTTGGGGACCTATCGGAGATGCCCAAGAAGGCGGGCGCATCATTATTGATTGCCTGTTGAATCTACCTCTTCTGTACTGGGCGGAACAACAGACCGGGGATTCCATATACCGGCAAGTGGCGATCATGCAGGCGGATAAGACGAAACGTTATCTGGTGCGGGGAGATGACAGCTCCTACCATACGTTTTTCTTCGATCAGAAGACCGGAGAGCCGATTGGGGGCGCTACGCACCAAGGCTATACTAACGGATCGACTTGGACGCGCGGTCAGGCTTGGGGCGTCTACGGTTTTGCATTATCTTACCGTTATACTAAGGATCCATTGTATTTGGAAACGTCCAAGCGGATGGCCCGTTATTTCCTGGAGCATTTGCCACAGGATCATGTCGCTTATTGGGACTTCAATGCACCGGTATCCGCGGATACTTATCGGGATAGTTCGGCATCTGCAATTGTTGCGGCCGGACTTCAGGAGCTGCTAGAGCTAATGGATGAGGAAGATCCCGAACGAGCTTATTTTCAGCAGGGATTAATACAGTCGATGACTTCACTTGTGCAGAACTATTCCACGATCGGTGAAGACGCGGAGGGGCTGCTGAAGCATGGTTCTTACCATGTGCGCGGCGATCTTTCTCCGGATGATTTCATGATCTGGGGGGATTATTTTTATCTCGAAGCGTTGCTGCGGCTGCAAAAAGGCAGCAGGGGGTACTGGTATGAACGCTG